The Lachnospiraceae bacterium KM106-2 nucleotide sequence CTCGAACTTGCGCCAAAAGCATAGCACACGTTCCTCCTTCACGAATGATCAGCTTGTCTGCCTCGCTAAGTAGTCGTCCTCCTAACTGATGTCCTCGCCATTCTTTTAAAACAGCAACCCTTCCTATCTTATATGCCTTATGCTCACTATCAAAGTAGATTCGACATGTTGCAATTGGCTGCTCCTTCTCATAGATGACAAGATGCTTTGCGATCTGATCGATTTCATCAAATTCATCAACAAATCCCTGTTCCTTCATAAATACTTCTTCTCGAATATATTTTGCTTCTTCTGGTAACTGACCAAATTCTTTCATTGACATATTATTCATATAATTCTCCTTTTCATAAAAAAAGCATCCAAAAGGGATTCTTATGATGAGATTAACACATCGTACCTACGATTCCCTTTTAGATGCCTTTGACTGCGATCATCCGGTGATGAAAGCATAAGCTGTTTATTAAATTAAAATGATTATACTAGAATATTGTCGAAATTGCAATGCTAGTTTCATCTTTTTTCTATCATACCTGAAATAAAAAGAAGAATCCGTTTTCTTTTCATGAAAATAAGATACGGATTCTTCTCGTTATTCCTGATTGCAAATTTGTTCACTAAAAAGCCTGATTTTCTGAAAACTTTCATCACTCATTACATGCTCGATC carries:
- a CDS encoding acetyltransferase, GNAT family; protein product: MNNMSMKEFGQLPEEAKYIREEVFMKEQGFVDEFDEIDQIAKHLVIYEKEQPIATCRIYFDSEHKAYKIGRVAVLKEWRGHQLGGRLLSEADKLIIREGGTCAMLLAQVRVMEFYQKAGYEPFGEIIMDEGCPHKWMKKFY